A genomic stretch from Candidatus Palauibacter soopunensis includes:
- a CDS encoding phospholipase D-like domain-containing protein, whose product MTVTTEAPEDGLNDVHFNRGAAASQEYARRFGNVRPDEDNVADPKWGWLSRGLYEAMVAFVSAAQEGDKLRICAYEFHYLPFLKILKDAVKRGVDVKVIYDAKNKPDKRTGEIFPRDANRTAARRAGIKSRCVERSEYKSAISHNKFMVRYRGDEPVSVWTGGTNFSDGGIFGQSNVGQVAEDHRVAGKYAAYWKLLATDPTGRTLRPQLDALTPTPPDTIPDGVSVIFSPRSSLDILNWYAARAKAAKGALFMTFAFGMHDIFKDVYQTSAAPLRFALMEKEVRPMKAGPKRDAEVAAIKALRRMDENLFAIGSHFRSSKFDTWLAERLTGLNSHVRYVHNKFMLIDPLSDDPIIVGGSANFSDASTRKNDENMLIIRGNTRVADIYLGEFMRLYSHHAFREFANRRSSPRLRHLRTDDWWTEYFGKRNRSRRRVYFAGVNA is encoded by the coding sequence GTGACGGTAACCACGGAGGCGCCGGAGGACGGGCTGAACGATGTGCATTTCAACCGTGGCGCTGCAGCCAGCCAGGAATACGCCCGCCGCTTCGGCAATGTCCGCCCCGACGAAGATAATGTTGCCGATCCGAAATGGGGCTGGCTTTCCCGGGGCCTCTACGAGGCCATGGTCGCGTTTGTGTCAGCCGCCCAAGAGGGAGACAAACTCCGAATCTGCGCCTATGAATTCCATTATCTCCCTTTCCTAAAGATTCTGAAAGACGCGGTCAAACGCGGTGTCGACGTCAAAGTGATCTACGACGCCAAGAATAAGCCGGATAAGCGTACGGGAGAAATCTTTCCGCGCGACGCCAATCGGACGGCTGCACGCCGGGCCGGTATCAAGTCAAGATGCGTTGAACGCTCTGAGTACAAGTCCGCCATCAGTCACAACAAGTTCATGGTCCGCTACAGAGGCGACGAGCCGGTCTCTGTCTGGACCGGCGGAACGAATTTCTCTGATGGCGGCATTTTCGGGCAATCTAATGTCGGCCAAGTAGCGGAGGACCATCGTGTGGCTGGAAAATACGCCGCTTACTGGAAACTATTGGCGACGGATCCAACTGGGCGTACTCTACGCCCACAGCTAGATGCCCTCACGCCGACTCCACCGGACACCATCCCAGACGGGGTCAGCGTCATTTTTTCGCCGCGAAGCTCACTGGACATTCTCAACTGGTACGCCGCGCGAGCCAAGGCTGCCAAAGGGGCCCTGTTCATGACGTTCGCGTTCGGTATGCATGACATTTTCAAGGATGTCTACCAAACCAGCGCGGCACCGCTGCGCTTCGCTCTCATGGAGAAGGAAGTACGCCCCATGAAGGCCGGCCCCAAAAGGGACGCTGAGGTGGCGGCGATCAAGGCGCTTCGGCGGATGGACGAAAATCTCTTCGCGATCGGGTCGCATTTCCGGTCGAGTAAGTTCGACACCTGGCTGGCCGAACGTCTTACCGGTCTCAACTCCCACGTGCGATATGTGCATAACAAGTTCATGCTGATCGATCCTCTCTCCGATGACCCCATCATCGTCGGCGGATCGGCGAACTTCTCAGATGCCTCAACGAGAAAGAACGACGAAAACATGCTCATCATTCGCGGTAACACCCGCGTCGCTGACATCTATCTCGGAGAGTTCATGCGGCTCTACAGCCATCACGCCTTCCGAGAATTTGCAAATCGACGATCGTCGCCGAGGTTGAGACACCTTCGAACGGATGATTGGTGGACCGAGTATTTCGGCAAGAGGAATCGTTCGAGGCGGCGCGTCTACTTTGCTGGCGTGAATGCGTGA